Proteins encoded together in one Miscanthus floridulus cultivar M001 chromosome 16, ASM1932011v1, whole genome shotgun sequence window:
- the LOC136510898 gene encoding fruit protein pKIWI501-like: MGIGEACHQPNGLDSGGRTGNGGGDPTASTEGRGGVGVRRWPVDTSGHGGHATAATTAIAEGEGRSAEAIVSLIEAEAPALAPRKALKVSTSSTARWVVEAQAAIQRGAALARADPKEPVAQGEAAEVVMKEVGEEAPKPYEADAHESDKAEVPSVAEATEGEAEAPRTSEAEVVEVEASRPSEAEVAEARALGTSEAEAVEAGVGAAKPANQDTETEAGQASVPPLVQDPPPSQGSPGRWRSI, encoded by the exons atgggCATTGGGGAAGCGTGCCATCAGCCCAATGGGCTCGACAGCGGAGGTAGAACGGGCAACGGCGGGGGCGACCCAACAGCCTCcacagagggtcgagggggcgttGGAGTCCGGCGATGGCCAGTCGACACCAGTGGACATGGGGGccatgccaccgccgccaccaccgccattgcAGAGGGCGAGGGACGCAGTGCGGAAGCTATTGTGTCCCTgatcgag GCAGAGGCGCCCGCCctggcgccacgtaaggcgctcaaggtgagcaccagctccaccgcccgatgggtggtggaggcgcaggccgccatacaacgtggcgcggcgttggccagggctgacccgaaggagccagtcgcccaaggagaggctgcCGAGGTGGTCATGAAGGAAgtgggggaggaggcgcctaAGCCCTACGAGGCTGATGCCCATGAGTCAGATAAAGCCGAGGTGCCTTCAGTCGCTGAGGCCActgagggcgaggccgaggccccaaGGACCTCCGAGGCTGAAGTGGTGGAGGTCGAGGCTTCCAGGCCTTCTGAAGCCGAGGTGGCAGAGGCCAGAGCTCTCGGGACCTCCGAGGCCGAGGCGGTAGAGGCCGGTGTAGGCGCGGCGAAGCCAGCGAACCAGGATACGGAGACGGAGGCAGGGCAAGCTTCAGTACCGCCCCTGGTCCAAGACCCGCCACCGTCGCAGGGGAgccccgggaggtggaggtccatttga